From Cotesia glomerata isolate CgM1 linkage group LG3, MPM_Cglom_v2.3, whole genome shotgun sequence:
ggctttcatgtttttggataaaatttctattttatctttttttgatatattttttttttaaagtagataaaaaaacgaacaattaaaaagaaatgaatatcacaattttctaaaaaatttataaatttttttgaaaatttgtaaaattgtgaatcaactttttttttttattcattttttttatgtatttaaaaaaaaatataaaaaaaatcaaaaagaaatttaattcaaaagaatgaaaattaaaatggttgacTTCACTTGTAAacatttaccaaaaaaaaagactccttaagaagggtttatattttttctctctttcgctctctattggacaaacgagagtatctctgtcatacttgtacaacttatggaatcttaaaacggattttatgcataaataaatgaaaattttccaaaaaagcgcttcgctcttcgatggataaattaattatctatcgaagagcgaagcgtttttttttttcaaaattttatcttattcatgagcaaaactcgtttgaaaatcaactatcaaccgctcttacgagcagaaatatttaaatattaaatatttttacactgcatttaataattagattAAAATGGTTCATGTTATAtagattatatattaatacgtcaattgaaaaaaaatgaataaaaaatgtcgataAATGTAGTGactaaaaatagtaaaataataataatatttctgCGTTGATAGCTTGAAATAGTCTGTTATTAAATTACGGCGTTGGAGGAGTTAATAAAATTgcgagtttaaaaaatttaatctgttCTACGCtctgaatttaatattttataaaatatagacTAATATAttgtgaatttaaaataacttttgtacATTATGTAGAATACGtttgaaataaaacaaaattcttcattaaaatatttaataaattcatttaataaagttatgaattaaataaatattattaataatttaatattaatacaataataaaagttgTGGAGATTAAAATATACCTCGCCGAGGggcttattaattaaatacaaatacgGTTATTGTtggtttataatttttaaattgagctGGTATGAAAATCAATGTTTAATCACGAGCTCAAGTTAGTAAACTAaagagtaaaataaataaatcggATTGTTTCgttaaattgaaaaacaaatgaacaactgaaagataaaaaataataaaaagaatggAATACATATTAATGTATACGTGTGTATATATTTTGAGGGTGGATTTTGTCTGATATCGACTTTCGATTGTAAACGGGGAAACTTTTGTTAGTTGTCAGTGCAATGGACGGGCAAGGAGAGCTCGAGCTCTGGAGCCCACGATTGCTGGGTGAGAATAAaaacaagaataaaaaaattgatcgaaAGGTAAAAGAGATAAAAATGGATGATACAAATAGGAAGAAAACCTTAGgaggaaaaaaatagaaaaaaatataaataggcTGTACCTATACCGGCGAAATCGAGAAAAGAAACTAGATACAGGCGGGAgggatgataaaaaataaactctgGAAATAAACAagctaaagaaaaaatttagtgtgcTGAGagaaaaactttattttgaaaattaaatttttggaaattttaaatgattttatttcttgaagaaataatcatttttttaattttttatactatataattttttcaaagatagtattaaaaatatccaacaggtggcgcatggtcgctaaATATTCTCACTACCAGAGAGTTAATTTTTGAgatagttataataaattaatttcttgtcacaaaataagttttttcaaaagaaatttgttctctttgtgtaataataattattattattgtcaaaatAATACGCATAAAAATTGGTTTTAGTgctaaagtaatttaaaaaaccttTTGGccatttaaaactatttttatatactgaaagaaaaaatttcttttgaaaaatatggacatttttgtgagaagaaaataaatttttggaaattttaaatgattttatttctcgaagaaataataatttttttaatttttaatacgcTTACATCAGGCCTGACATGGTCATATATGgcgaaatataatttttttaaaaagatagtgttaaaaatttccaacaggtggcgcatggtcgctGAATATTCTCACTACCAGAGAGttaatttttgagatatttataataaatgaattcCTTGtcacaaaaaagttttttcaaaagaaattttttctctttgtgtaataataaatattattattattattataaaaataatacataatattttttttgaaaagattttttttgaaaaatatggacatttttgtgagaagaaattaattttttggaaattttcaacaattttattttttagctgagaaacaaaattgtttaaaatttccaacaaattaatttcttctcacaaaaaagttcatttttttcaaaataaatttcttctctCAGTGTGGAAGAATAAAGAAAGGCAATGTGATGTAACTAAAGCGGATGTTCTAGTAAAGCGTGTTCGTTAATTGTTAGAAAATAGAAGGGGTTTATAGATCAGCTGGATTCGTTACCGATACTAAGGATGTTTAGTAATAGCAAAAACAAGAGTAAGGgtggaaaaataaattgaagtaGAAGGTAGAAGGTGGATCAAAGCAACGTCAGCGATAAGGTACAGTCGAGCAGAAGGTGAACCGAATGAGTGGAGGAGACTAGTACAACAAAGAGGTCCAGACGATCGAGTAAACCCGTGGCATGTCAACGTCAATGCCGGCTGTTGTTTTCAACAAGTATTCCCTACAAAAAAGAACATGCCAATAAACAAAAGAACTATTGTTTTCTCAATCCACTGTCCACACTTatcttacttttatttatacttactCTCTGTGCTCGACTCATTTCCGCAGGACTTTTCTTCTGACAGGTTGTATTGATTATTTCCTagctctttaaaaaaaaaaaaagaagactaTTTTTGatctaattgttttttcttttcaattatTCTAGAGCTTTTGTGGTTGTCAAAAAGATTgccgcagtttttttaaacaaatcgTTCAAATTTGTAATATTACGGGGAAAATATTGGTcctgtaaaaaaatgtttcaaacaaaagttaaaaatttaattttacataaaaaatgtttcttataattaaaaaaaaaaagtcaatattttagctaattccaaaattaagatttataATCATCAAAGCTTCAAATTTTGTGATAATTATGAATCttgtatataaattatttaatgtaatgTATAACTAATGTATATTTACATGCACAGTAGCAATAATTGTTCTCAGATTGAGATTCTAAACTCTCTAAAGAATTATCACTGTTACTAGACTCTTTAGAATCTTCACTGTATTCAATCAATTCTTGACCACAATTCAGAGCTTCATGAGTCTTGAATTAAATcaagtattatttatcaatattatattattgttcaATGTTAAAAACTTACTTGTTTCGGCTTAACTGCCGGCGCGTCGACGTACGCAAAAATTGTTGGATTTTGAGAGTATAAATTTGACTGAGGAACATTGTAATATCTTTGTTTGTAATGGTCAGCTGGATAATGAGCTGCGTAAAATTTGCCGTCTACTTTGTAAGGTTTTACGTCGAGATTATCTTGCTCCAATACACCAGACTCTAAGATTCTTTCAATAATCTTGagatttaaaatgtttttatcattagtaatttttttgtgacacCCAAATTTTAGCCGCaggtttaaaataatattacggCTAAAATATTGgtcctataaaaaatttttgaaaccaaagttgttcaaaatttaattttacatcaaAAATGTTTATGATTTGCATCAAATTTTACATCAAAAAtgcattattttaattttggttaaaaatcttcattagaattataaatttaaaaaaaaatgcaaatgtACATACATGTGGTAGttaggaaaatattttttattcaattatttttatttaaataatcaatagcTTGTTCTAGTTGAACGTCAACATTCATctgatttaaaatataatttctcaGATCATAATCCACTTTATCTAAAATCAGCATGACTTTTTGCATTCTACTGTCTTTAACTTTGTACCAATCAGTCGACGATTCACTCGATGACTTATCCTCcgctaattaaaattataaaaaaattgattgtatataaattagttaatgTGATGTATAATTAATGTATATTTACATGCACAGTAGCAATAATTGTTCTCAGATTGAGATTCTAAACTCTCTAAAGAATTATCACTGTTACTAGACTCTTTAGAATCTTCATTGTATTCAATCAATTATTGACCACAATTCAGAGCTTCACGAGTCCTTAATTAAATcaagtattatttatcaatgttAAAAACTTACTTGTTTCGGCTTAACTGCCGGCGCCTCGACTTACGCAAAAATTGTTGGATTTTGAGAGTATAAATTTGACTGAGGAACATTGTAATATCTTTGTTTGTAATGGTCAGCTGGATAATGAGCTGCGTAAAATTTGCCGTCTACTTTGTAAGGTTTTACGTCGAGATTATCTTGCTCCAATACATCAGACTCTAAGATTCTTTCAATAATCTTGagttttaaaatgtttttatcattacgacggtctaattagcaattggtctaactccttattttgcaGAAGGTGATTTtctaacattttgatgtagcaatagtccaattgtaaattatttgaatgatttaaactaaaatattatacctctattagatattaaatggttttttaaagtgataataaatttttaactaattgttttttcgaacaaatggaagattttataaaatagagttagacaatttgctaattagaacatcgattagtaatttttttatgatacccAAATTTTAGCCGcagtttaaaataatgttacggcgaaaatattggtcctataaaaaaatgtttaaaacaaaagtttaattttacataaaaaatgtttcttatgatttttcaaaaaaaccaatATTTTAGCtgtaattccaaaattaagatttataatgaaaggttaaaattttttgagaattattGTTGGATTCTCTGagcaaaaagaaatttcagttacaaacttttagttttatattttagatatttagttcttagaaatatttattttagaaaaataacgtattttcttttattagtttttaaatgtgaaaaaaacatttacggCACATTTGTGCAGCTAGAATAAGAAAGCCTGTATAGGCTTGATTTTATGACCTTAGGTACTTGAGTTGTACAAAGGACTCTCTATTTTACACTGTACAGTACAACCAAATATTACGGTCTTAGTTAAGAAGAAAAACATGTGTTTTATTAAGGACAATACAGATAAGAGGCGGTTAGACCTcacaataaaatagttttaacaTTATAATTAGTCTGCGACTAAACTCTGTCAAGTAACGACACTTCTCTCGATACGATtccttttttgaataaagattCTATTTGAATGACTCTATGTGAATAATGATattgtttttcattttatttattattaatcctATTCATAACTTCCtacaattattaatcttatttttgaaattacggAGAAATTATTGATCCTAAGGACAAAACagaagacatttttttttataaaatttaattttggacaacttgaaaaaatttttatagaaccAATACTTTAGccgtaatatcaaaaatttgaactattcaatatgaattattatttttaatttgcgGTAAAAATTTTGGCGCTATTTATTAAACATGTAACACTCTATTATcactattattgtcattaaatttaacagaAATTGCTACGTcggtacacggaaaaaattttatagtagagtttattatctagttatgttaaaatttattaactgaattcgatagtagtaaatattatttaaatagttgaataaaccatctgaattgtagtatttaccatcctgatggtaactactactattatgatggtaatcagtaataataactgttattattttaattagttactactattatcaaaatcgtaattcctaatataacctgatggCTGCAGTTAccattagtaataataataactactatTTAAGCtagtataaaatattcaaaaaattaagaatctgcgttaccgtggatgcatttctgaataaacTAAAAGCAGCTGTAGTGCAGTGTAGTgcacaaaaaatcgggattaaattcggattgaaattatatttataaatttttatttgtctaaaacaagtttcaacgccaaatttttcaaaaagaatttcaaatttccaaaattttcaattgttcggtgaacaaggcccagccGCGATAAAGTCGCCCCTGGAGGACTCCCAATTTCACGAGCCGCACCTGTcgaccgctagttcccgcaaaaactAACCGCCTATGAATGCTTAGCTTGACTGATCACGCCATGTCTCGGTGGTgtgattggctgatcgctccgctGACATGCGCAAtcagccttcttccccaagtcgacgaggaagaagacgcattattattattatctttcgcttccacgctttcgttgcaacaagtcgccattaattccgctttactttcgcttattgttaattaaccgcatttcgctatttttataatttaaattgcttaaattaaccgctaataattcgctctaatttgttacagataaattgtgttatttgtacatttatttcaccgcttttacAGTGCCGGCAGAGTGTTcacccacgtgtcaaccggtaTCGCTTGTGCTAACCACGCTGTGTAttataaatccgcttttatttaaacaatccgctatttaacatattaaatataacttgtatttagtgtaaataaatttatagtgttaattttgataataatttacgcgttttaattgagatatccagacctaaacctgatccccgcttttccgctctttcaacATTTTacatcaataaaattcaaattaaaaattttaaataaaaaaaatcaaattttcaaaaaaaaattttgaaggaaatttaaaatattttaatattttaaagaaaaaaatgtacattaactaaaatatggatgtaaataaaggatttaattaagtaaatttatattattttttctttcagaatttttacaatctgagatggttTCAGTTAACATCTTTGATTGtaacagttataatttataataattacaattattatttaggttggcaatagcctaatcggctcggtacctgcatttcgaaagagtgggaccagggttcgattccggcgcgcaccaatatttttcaatgattataaactaagaatatgtgcgtttcattgccagcctctgtaccggtcgggttttctgtggttttcccatatagttatggaggtaaaatgtcattatagaagtacctccatactatttaagaccgtaatgcaaatgcaggtactgattataacgcgtaagtcggccacagtcgcagcacatatgtgtcgggcatgaaagaaaaaatcccgacatgcaggggggtggggacgaaaaagtggttgagagttataatgacggggttgagagattatattgcggagaaaaaagtggagagacaataattccccaccctcccttgtaaaacactctacagtgatacaagtaaaaccatcctcaattatacaattattattttcaatagtaatcgttaccattattaatagtaactattacaattgtcaatgataccacctattattttgttactaatttattttattaccatattagatagtaggagttactatttttgtatagtaggtagtataattaatttttctccgtgtacttATGAGATTAAATACATCATCAGTACCCTCATAAAATAATGTCtgattaaatcaaataaattgtgaGCCGTAAATGACACCAGAATCCAGACTTGGAGATGACTTTCTAGTAGCTGAGatgtatttaaatatatacgGCGGTTAATGTATACGAGTACCCACAAGAGACATTTAAAGTAAGTACGTAATGTCTTATCGCATCACATACACAAACACATCTATCAGGAGGAACCTAGAGAATGCGGAGATACTCTGAAGATCTGCAGCAGCAGATCCAGTCCGTGCAATTCGTGTCAACCATGTCCTGGAAGCACTAAACTGCTGAAATTTTGGAGATGCCATTGTCTGGGTGTGTGAATGCATAGACACATGTACATAGATATATGTTTCAGAATTTAGTCGTCACTTTACTCTAAATGCTCAAGTTTACTCTCCATACTCCGGTGTTCTTGCCTGCATGGAATATTGCTCATCCGTCAGTTAAATTCCTGGATAAATATTAAGTTTGTGTATCACTCACAACATAAATATGTCcagaataaaaattgtttaagaTTTTTACGTCCTCCggcactgagagaaaaaatttcttttaaaaaacatttttgtgacaagagattaaattttgaataattttacttcttagctgaaaaaataataatttttttatcgaaaaaaagttttctaagTTTGGgaataaaatctattttagATAGACAACTTGAGAACtttaatccaaaattttttttttcccaaatcTAGAAAGCTTTttgaaaagtgttttttttttaaaagaaattttttctcagtgtaataataattattattattttcagaaaaatacataatatttTGTTCTATTGCTAAAGTAATGTCAAAAACCTTTGACcatttataactatttttatacactgagaaaaaaatttttatttgaaaaaaatgaacatttttgtgacaagaaattaaattattgaaaatttttaacgattttatttcttagctgaaaaaataaaaattattctcacagtaatttttttattgaaaagaagttttctaaattttgaaaaaaacaattttagatttacaacttgagaattttcatccaaaattatttttttccaaatgtaGAAAGCtttaatttcttcagctaagaaataaaaaagtttggaaaatccaaaagtgcacgcctcataacgctcattcattttttaagaaaacaattaattgtgtaattgattaaaaaaaaaaaaaaaaaaaattataattaagtaatttcttacagagtattttttatttttttttaaacatcggcgcccttttttcttgtcatatgcgcacgcagtctaaaaaaatctagcttgatcaagtggcgccatagttttcacgtgacaaataagaaaagttcgtttggctttgtacggttgtatcgtagtgaattttaataaaaattcaattaaaaaaaaaaatacgtaaactaggccactgatatgaaatacggacccagttcatcgaattcttaaactaataaaaaaggtccggtcttgaaatatcaatttgttcgggagtaatcgttggtacatccaaaatggggtgacatccggacgtccacgtaaaatttttttcaaaacgttttttttttttcaaaatagcaacttaaaatgattttagaaattaaaagatggtttaatttaagtgttttttcggtgtacatctacttatatcattgtataagtgtagtatgcttgtgatagag
This genomic window contains:
- the LOC123261477 gene encoding uncharacterized protein LOC123261477, with the translated sequence MFLSQIYTLKIQQFLHSKESSNSDNSLESLESQSENNYCYCASEDKSSSESSTDWYKVKDSRMQKVMLILDKVDYDLRNYILNQMNVDVQLEQAIDYLNKNN